CACGTATGCCTGGCTTGTTTCCGGCTTGGGCTCAAGCCACTGCACAAGGGATTCCCTGGAGGTTTCCTTCTCTTGTTTAACGGATGGTCTCCCCGGATAGGTCACTCCCCCGATAGGTTACTCACCCGATAGGTTACTCACCCGATAGGTCACTCCCCGGATAGGTCACTCCCCCGTTGGCACTTCCCCAGATTGGTATCCCCCGCaatgaaactttttttttaacgcacAAGTATGCCTCATTCACACGGATGTTTTTCCCTGTGCCTTCGCTCCATTCTCCGTTAActcgttttttcccccgcttTACCGCCTCGCAGCTTTACCACCGCATAGCTTTACCGCCTCGCAGCTTTACCACCGCATAGCTTTACCGCCTCACGGCTTTACCGCCTCACAGTTTTATCACTTCCCAGGTCGACCGCTTCGTTCGTTCCCCACAGGACCAACCACCACGCGGACTCGAATAAGTGAACAGATCGGCAGCTGGCCAGGGATTACACCCTTTGACAGAGCTTTGTTTGCACGCGTATGTGCACTTATGTACGTGCGCCAGTTCGAGCGGCACCCGAAGGAGGCGATCCCTTTTAAAGGGCTAAGAGCCCCCCAGATTCACGCATAGCTTAGCTTCGCATCTCTTAGTACACAGTTGACGCCGACCGCCAACACCTCTACGACATACACCATACACGCGTCCCTCGGTGAGGCCTCAAAATTTAGTCCCCCTGTCGTTTGCACAGCAAAGAAAGCACAGTAAAGAAAGCACAGCGAACGAAACATAGCAACAGAGCGCTCGCTCCACTTGCGCGCACGTCGCACGTATGCGGGTCTTCCAAGTAGCCGCCACCCTGGGGCACACGCCCAAGTGACCCACATTCTGTAACCACCCTTTTTTACTCCCAAACTGTTTCTACTCCTCCCTTCTTCGCAGAACGTAAAACTCCAAAATGAACGCAGTTGTGAGCAGAACGAGGGTCGTCTTATTTCCAGGCCGGAGGCACTTCTCTTCATCAAAGAAGGAGTAACTTACTTTGGCGCTCCACGGGCGGGCGACGTTCGCTCGCGGAACATCGAGTTGTGTTTTACCCCCTGTAGATTTTGTTTTGCGTGCCCACATGGTTGTCCGTTTTGTTGCATCATATTTGATGGTTCTTTCGTcctgcccatttttgccgTCCATTCGTcctgcccatttttgccgTCCATTCGTcctgcccatttttgccgCCCATTCGTcctgcccatttttgccgCCCATTCGTcctgcccatttttgccgCCCATTCGTcctgcccatttttgccgCCCATTCGTCCTGCCCATTTACCTCCCACCTGCCtcccacttcccccccccagctACGACGTGATAGTGATAGGCGGCGGCCCGGGTGGGTACGTGTGCAGCATCAGGTGCGCGCAGAACAAGCTGAATGTACTGAACGTGAACGAAGACATGAAGCTGGGAGGCACATGCCTGAACAGAGGCTGTATACCCTCCAAGTCCCTACTGCACATTGCACACAATTATTacgaagcaaaaaataagttcAAGCAAAGAGGTATCATCGTAGATAATGTACAGCTGGACGTGGAGACTATACACAAGCACAAAAACAAGTGTATGGGAAATCTAGCGGACGGAATAACATACCTGTATAAGAAGAACAAAGTTAACCACATGATAGGACATGGAAGCATCGTAGATGGAAACACCGTCTTGGTAAACTGTgaagggaaggagaagctgGTGACAGCAGAACGGATTGTTATCGCTACAGGGTCAAAACCGATAGAAATTCCACTCAAAAGGCTCAATGATAATAATGCCAAGGAAGCAGAGACTGTTCAGGATCTCCTACTTTATGATCACCAAGTGATACAAACATCAGATGATATTTTgagctttaaaaaaatcccaaagaAAATTTCCATCATTGGTGGTGGTGTCATAGGGTTAGAAATAGGTTCTGTTTTTGCTAAAATGGGTTCAGATGTTCTCATATTTGAGTATAATAACAGGTTATGCACTTTTTTAGATGCAGATGTAAGCAAAGTACTCCAAAAAacgttggaaaaaataaaaataaagtttgCCTTTAATACATCAGTAATAGGAGGTAACATCGAAAATGAGGAAGCTACTTTATTTGCTCAAAACACAAAGACaaaggaaatacaaaaagtaaaatcTGATGTGGTTCTCGTCTGTGTTGGTAGGAGACCCAACTTTGATAATCTTAACTTGGATAAAGTAGGTATccaattgggaaaaaacaaaaggattCAAGTAGATGAGTCTTTCGGTGTTACATCTCATCCTAGTATAAAAGCCATCGGGGATGCTATCGACGGACCTATGCTTGCACACA
This genomic stretch from Plasmodium cynomolgi strain B DNA, chromosome 14, whole genome shotgun sequence harbors:
- a CDS encoding dihydrolipoamide dehydrogenase family protein (putative); translated protein: YDVIVIGGGPGGYVCSIRCAQNKLNVLNVNEDMKLGGTCLNRGCIPSKSLLHIAHNYYEAKNKFKQRGIIVDNVQLDVETIHKHKNKCMGNLADGITYLYKKNKVNHMIGHGSIVDGNTVLVNCEGKEKLVTAERIVIATGSKPIEIPLKRLNDNNAKEAETVQDLLLYDHQVIQTSDDILSFKKIPKKISIIGGGVIGLEIGSVFAKMGSDVLIFEYNNRLCTFLDADVSKVLQKTLEKIKIKFAFNTSVIGGNIENEEATLFAQNTKTKEIQKVKSDVVLVCVGRRPNFDNLNLDKVGIQLGKNKRIQVDESFGVTSHPSIKAIGDAIDGPMLAHKAEEEGYILANILFSELKLNKPKKSHINYDLVPSVIYTHPEVASVGLNEERCKEKNLSFKAVTFPFAANSRSRTIDDFDGLIKLLVENESNKILGSQIVGNNASDLILPLSIYVGSGGSSKSLSKVIYAHPTFSEVIKEVALQSFDKAIHM